A region of Pseudomonas putida DNA encodes the following proteins:
- a CDS encoding DUF2384 domain-containing protein: protein MASNAVLELHPTTFEGLMEALREVNRVMFSPERFLKVFSMDQQTFAARAHVHRNTVRNAPESEKIQAYIRDAVRVLRAVTDMGTEMTKAIFWFKNEPLSTFDYKTAEEVVSEGRTEQLIAFLQSWEAGAQG, encoded by the coding sequence ATGGCCAGTAATGCAGTATTGGAACTTCACCCCACCACTTTCGAAGGGTTGATGGAAGCGCTTCGCGAAGTTAACCGGGTCATGTTTTCCCCTGAGCGGTTCTTGAAAGTGTTCTCGATGGACCAGCAGACATTCGCGGCCCGTGCCCACGTCCATCGCAATACGGTGCGTAACGCCCCCGAGTCGGAAAAGATCCAGGCATACATTCGCGATGCTGTACGGGTCCTGCGCGCTGTGACCGACATGGGTACCGAAATGACCAAGGCCATTTTCTGGTTCAAGAACGAACCCCTTTCCACCTTCGATTACAAGACCGCAGAAGAGGTTGTCAGCGAAGGCCGGACTGAACAGTTGATCGCCTTCCTCCAGTCGTGGGAAGCCGGCGCTCAAGGATGA
- a CDS encoding transporter has translation MGHPALHPQQDHDLFGLLYAFAFRPGQPGREIDSAQLLRKLGEPPEPDEFLWLHLNLAHAACERWLRAHLTLPEAFFETLREGSRSTRIEHADSALLAVVNDVVFNFGLVSSDISTLWACASSQLLVSARLQPLHSVDKLRSSVKRGERFHSSIELLVHLLRDQGDVLTQIVRETTTSVDRIEDQLLSQRLSDNRAELSSMRRVLVRLQRLLALEPGALLRLLNRPPEWLQEQDMRQLRAATEEFTLVISDLTALGERIKLLQEEIAAKLNEQTNRTLFTLTVVTVLALPINIIAGFFGMNVGGVPLSDDPHGFWVLVALVATFTVLVGRWAFRKRREY, from the coding sequence ATGGGTCATCCCGCGCTGCATCCGCAACAGGACCACGACCTGTTCGGCCTGCTCTATGCGTTCGCCTTCCGCCCAGGCCAACCCGGTCGCGAGATCGATTCGGCGCAGCTGCTGCGCAAGCTCGGCGAGCCGCCCGAGCCCGACGAGTTTCTGTGGCTACACCTGAACCTGGCCCATGCCGCCTGTGAGCGTTGGCTGCGCGCCCACCTGACGCTGCCCGAGGCCTTCTTCGAAACCTTGCGCGAGGGTTCTCGTTCGACCCGTATCGAGCATGCCGATTCGGCACTGCTGGCGGTGGTCAACGACGTGGTCTTCAACTTCGGCCTGGTGTCTTCGGACATCTCCACGTTGTGGGCCTGCGCCAGCAGCCAACTGCTGGTGAGCGCACGTTTGCAGCCGTTGCATTCGGTGGACAAGCTGCGCTCGTCGGTCAAGCGTGGCGAGCGTTTTCATTCGTCCATCGAACTGCTGGTGCATCTACTGCGCGACCAGGGTGATGTGTTGACCCAGATCGTGCGCGAAACCACCACCAGCGTTGATCGCATCGAAGACCAGTTGCTGTCCCAGCGCCTGAGTGACAACCGCGCCGAACTCAGCAGCATGCGCCGGGTATTGGTGCGCCTGCAGCGCCTGCTGGCGCTCGAACCCGGGGCCCTGTTGCGACTGCTCAACCGCCCACCGGAATGGCTGCAGGAGCAGGACATGCGTCAGCTGCGCGCGGCCACCGAAGAGTTCACCCTGGTGATCAGCGACCTCACCGCCTTGGGCGAGCGGATCAAGTTGCTGCAGGAAGAGATCGCCGCCAAGCTCAACGAGCAAACCAACCGAACCCTGTTCACCCTCACCGTAGTAACTGTGCTGGCGCTGCCGATCAACATCATCGCCGGCTTCTTCGGCATGAACGTCGGGGGCGTGCCGCTGTCGGACGACCCGCACGGCTTCTGGGTGCTGGTGGCACTGGTGGCGACCTTCACCGTGCTGGTGGGGCGCTGGGCGTTTCGCAAGCGCCGTGAGTACTGA
- a CDS encoding RES family NAD+ phosphorylase, translating to MKITSYLNLACYRLHTPKWAVAPMSGAGAATQGGRANRKGLEALYLSLEPVTAVAEFQQGSSFLPPGLLVSYSLTLDRVIDFTGGYQEDWPAIWKDFFCDWRKIRFNEGVEPPSWLIGDLVLEVDCAGIVFESVAHPGGKNLVLYTDQLPAHGSLTVNDPRGDLPKDQSSWHGPKR from the coding sequence ATGAAGATCACCTCTTATCTAAACTTGGCCTGTTACCGCCTGCACACACCGAAGTGGGCGGTAGCGCCAATGTCCGGAGCGGGTGCAGCTACTCAGGGCGGTCGGGCCAATCGCAAGGGGCTGGAGGCTCTCTACCTGTCCCTGGAGCCAGTAACGGCGGTGGCAGAGTTCCAGCAAGGTAGCTCGTTTCTACCTCCTGGCCTTCTGGTGAGCTACTCGCTCACGCTGGACCGAGTGATCGATTTTACCGGTGGCTACCAAGAAGACTGGCCGGCAATCTGGAAAGACTTTTTCTGCGACTGGCGAAAGATTCGCTTCAACGAAGGTGTCGAACCGCCCAGTTGGCTCATTGGTGACCTCGTTCTTGAAGTCGATTGTGCAGGGATCGTTTTTGAGTCCGTTGCGCACCCCGGTGGTAAGAATCTTGTGCTCTACACCGACCAACTTCCCGCGCACGGTTCCCTCACTGTGAACGACCCGCGTGGCGATCTACCTAAGGATCAGTCGTCCTGGCACGGCCCCAAGCGCTGA
- the ada gene encoding bifunctional DNA-binding transcriptional regulator/O6-methylguanine-DNA methyltransferase Ada, with translation MKPYTTPEQRWQAVQARDGNAAGHFVYAVRTTGIYCRPGCKARMAKRENIEFYNDANAAECAGYRACKRCTSASRATATRRSELVTRACRLIEGDEFSSNLDQLSAQLAVSPFHLHRLFKAETGLTPKAYASAFRARRLREHLEKGQRSVTDAIYDAGYTSNSRFYESAEQRLGMRPKAYRAGGLGATIRFALGQCSLGAILVAQSEKGICAILLGDDPEALLHGLQDQFPNARLIGGDSEYERVVAEVVGFVEAPALGLALPLDVQGTAFQERVWQALREVPAGCRVSYTDIAERIGAPKAVRAVAMACAANCIAVAIPCHRVVRRDGDISGYRWGVERKQQLLKRETALS, from the coding sequence ATGAAACCCTACACCACCCCCGAACAACGTTGGCAGGCCGTGCAGGCCCGCGACGGCAACGCCGCCGGCCACTTCGTCTACGCCGTACGCACCACCGGTATCTATTGCCGCCCAGGTTGCAAAGCGCGTATGGCCAAGCGCGAAAACATCGAGTTCTACAACGATGCCAACGCCGCCGAATGTGCGGGTTACCGGGCCTGCAAGCGTTGCACGAGCGCAAGCCGTGCCACTGCAACCCGGCGTAGTGAGCTGGTCACACGCGCCTGCCGCCTGATCGAGGGCGATGAGTTTTCGTCGAACCTCGACCAGCTCAGCGCACAACTGGCGGTCAGCCCCTTTCACCTGCACCGTCTGTTCAAGGCCGAAACCGGCTTGACCCCCAAGGCCTACGCCTCGGCATTCCGCGCCCGGCGCCTGCGCGAGCACCTGGAAAAGGGCCAGCGCTCGGTGACTGACGCCATCTACGACGCTGGCTACACCTCCAACAGCCGCTTCTACGAAAGTGCCGAGCAACGCCTGGGCATGCGCCCCAAGGCCTACCGTGCCGGTGGGCTGGGGGCGACCATTCGCTTTGCACTTGGCCAGTGTTCGCTGGGTGCGATTCTGGTGGCCCAGAGCGAGAAGGGCATCTGCGCGATCCTGCTGGGCGATGACCCCGAGGCACTGCTGCACGGGTTGCAGGACCAGTTCCCCAACGCCCGGCTGATCGGTGGCGACAGCGAATACGAGCGCGTGGTCGCCGAGGTGGTGGGTTTCGTGGAAGCCCCCGCACTGGGCCTGGCACTGCCCCTTGATGTGCAAGGCACGGCATTTCAGGAGCGAGTCTGGCAGGCCTTGCGCGAGGTACCTGCCGGCTGTCGGGTCAGCTACACCGACATCGCCGAGCGTATCGGCGCGCCCAAAGCGGTGCGCGCGGTGGCCATGGCGTGCGCGGCCAACTGCATTGCCGTGGCCATCCCTTGCCACCGGGTGGTACGCCGCGACGGCGATATCAGCGGCTACCGTTGGGGCGTCGAGCGCAAGCAGCAACTGCTCAAGCGAGAAACGGCACTCTCCTGA
- a CDS encoding aldehyde dehydrogenase family protein, giving the protein MTTSHYINGHWVEGQGSDCISVNDPALGLPFAEFMAASVAQVDQAVAAARQALPAWKQTSASERAAYLRGFADQLGQRREALITLQMRNNGKPRHEAEIDLDDAIATFSYYAELAEQLPEKNRNVPLAAPGFTARTRLEPVGVVGLIVPWNFPLVTSAWKLAPALAAGCTVVLKPSEVTPLVEQAYGQIADTLGLPAGVLNIVNGKAETGAALSNHAGLDKLSFTGSNSVGSQVMRSASTQCRPVTLELGGKSAIVVFDDCDIDQAVEWIVAGISWNAGQMCSATSRLLVQDGIADTLLPRLQAALENLRVGNPLNEEVDMGPLTSQAQWLKVASYFATAREEGLQCLAGGKALDREGWFVSPTLYVDVPAHSRLWTEEIFGPVLCARRFTTEAQAIAEANDSRFGLVATVCSADLERAERVADALEVGHVWINSVQAVFVETSWGGTKGSGIGRELGPWGLSGYLSVKHVTRCLG; this is encoded by the coding sequence ATGACCACTTCTCACTACATCAACGGCCACTGGGTCGAAGGCCAAGGCAGCGACTGCATTAGCGTCAATGACCCTGCATTGGGCCTGCCCTTCGCCGAATTTATGGCCGCCAGCGTTGCCCAGGTCGACCAGGCCGTGGCTGCTGCACGCCAAGCCCTGCCTGCCTGGAAACAGACCAGCGCCAGCGAGCGTGCAGCGTACCTGCGCGGTTTTGCAGACCAGCTCGGGCAACGCCGTGAAGCGTTGATCACCCTGCAGATGCGCAACAACGGCAAGCCCCGCCACGAAGCCGAAATCGACCTGGACGACGCGATTGCCACGTTCAGCTACTACGCCGAGCTGGCTGAACAACTGCCGGAAAAGAACCGCAACGTGCCCCTGGCCGCACCCGGCTTTACCGCCCGTACTCGCCTGGAGCCCGTCGGCGTAGTCGGCCTGATCGTGCCGTGGAACTTCCCACTGGTGACCAGCGCCTGGAAGCTCGCGCCCGCCTTGGCCGCAGGCTGCACCGTGGTGCTCAAACCCTCGGAGGTCACCCCGCTGGTCGAGCAGGCTTACGGCCAGATCGCCGATACCCTCGGGCTGCCCGCCGGTGTGCTGAACATCGTCAACGGCAAGGCCGAAACCGGCGCGGCGCTGAGCAACCACGCGGGCCTGGACAAGCTGTCGTTCACCGGCAGCAACAGTGTCGGCAGCCAGGTGATGCGCAGCGCCTCTACCCAATGCCGGCCCGTGACGCTGGAGCTGGGCGGCAAGTCAGCAATCGTGGTGTTCGATGATTGCGATATCGACCAGGCCGTGGAATGGATTGTCGCCGGCATCAGCTGGAACGCCGGTCAGATGTGCTCGGCCACCTCGCGCCTACTGGTGCAGGACGGCATTGCCGATACGCTGCTGCCGCGCTTGCAGGCAGCACTGGAGAACCTGCGGGTGGGCAACCCGTTGAACGAAGAAGTGGACATGGGCCCGCTGACCAGCCAGGCGCAATGGCTGAAGGTTGCCAGCTACTTTGCTACCGCACGCGAAGAAGGCCTGCAGTGCCTGGCTGGCGGCAAGGCGCTGGACCGTGAAGGCTGGTTCGTCAGCCCCACGCTGTATGTGGACGTACCAGCCCACAGCCGCCTGTGGACTGAAGAAATCTTCGGCCCGGTGCTGTGCGCACGGCGCTTCACCACTGAAGCGCAGGCAATCGCTGAAGCCAATGACAGCCGCTTCGGCCTGGTGGCCACGGTCTGCTCGGCCGACCTGGAACGCGCCGAACGGGTTGCCGATGCGCTGGAGGTTGGCCACGTGTGGATCAACTCGGTGCAGGCCGTGTTCGTCGAGACCTCGTGGGGCGGGACCAAAGGCAGCGGGATTGGGCGCGAGCTTGGGCCTTGGGGTTTGTCGGGGTACCTGTCGGTGAAGCATGTGACGCGCTGCCTGGGTTAA
- a CDS encoding DUF3422 domain-containing protein, with protein sequence MHPQRTALHNELHARPSLYFDGPAHVFHLALLGGDAACAALLQRCCPEAQDTNAAQGITRLDGHPFKWERHTEFFTLTLVVPCATADTEWQALPQVLAEAIAPQTAQVINAVQVLVRDEQDLDLPRYGFKDPCGSCVGGGDASVWSDFRLTEDGTNRFLFINRRLNAYRQGRMIRRLLEIETYRMMASLTLTTAKALSQELDAFDKTLVSLSERSTGGDGHDSKGLLDAIAHLSRQVVSHTVKTRHRFGATQAYAQLVFERLGELRESHVGDCQRLGVFIERRFKPTVRYCAATEQRLEQLAKNVANLGDLLQARVQVEMEEQNAEILRSLNARADAQVKIQRAVEGLSIIAITYYLLNLFKLLYGGLNVLGVGLTARDGLLAMAPPVLLVLLVILVRIRQAKQH encoded by the coding sequence ATGCACCCTCAACGCACCGCCTTGCACAACGAACTGCACGCTCGCCCGTCGCTGTATTTCGACGGCCCGGCCCATGTCTTCCACCTCGCCCTACTCGGCGGCGATGCCGCGTGTGCCGCGCTGCTGCAACGCTGCTGCCCAGAGGCGCAGGACACCAACGCAGCGCAGGGCATCACCCGCCTGGACGGGCACCCGTTCAAGTGGGAAAGGCACACCGAGTTCTTCACCCTGACCCTGGTCGTGCCCTGCGCCACCGCCGACACCGAGTGGCAAGCCCTGCCGCAGGTACTGGCCGAAGCCATCGCCCCGCAAACGGCGCAGGTAATCAATGCGGTGCAGGTGCTGGTACGCGATGAACAGGACCTGGACCTGCCCCGCTATGGTTTCAAAGACCCGTGCGGCTCCTGCGTGGGCGGTGGCGATGCGTCGGTGTGGAGCGATTTTCGCCTGACCGAGGACGGCACCAACCGCTTCCTGTTCATCAACCGCCGCCTCAATGCCTACCGCCAGGGCCGGATGATCCGGCGCCTGCTGGAGATCGAGACTTACCGCATGATGGCTTCGCTGACTTTGACCACGGCCAAGGCCCTGAGCCAGGAGCTCGACGCCTTCGACAAGACCCTGGTGAGCCTGTCCGAACGCAGCACCGGGGGCGATGGCCATGACTCCAAGGGGTTGCTTGACGCCATCGCCCACCTCTCGCGCCAAGTGGTCAGCCACACGGTGAAGACCCGTCACCGCTTCGGTGCAACCCAGGCGTATGCGCAACTGGTGTTCGAGCGCTTGGGCGAACTGCGCGAAAGCCACGTGGGCGATTGCCAGCGTTTGGGCGTGTTCATCGAACGTCGCTTCAAGCCCACTGTGCGTTATTGCGCAGCCACCGAGCAACGGCTGGAACAGCTGGCGAAGAATGTCGCCAACCTGGGCGACCTGCTGCAAGCGCGGGTGCAGGTGGAAATGGAAGAGCAGAATGCGGAGATCCTGCGCAGCCTCAATGCCCGCGCCGACGCCCAGGTGAAGATTCAGCGGGCCGTGGAGGGGCTGTCGATCATTGCCATCACCTATTACCTGCTGAACCTATTCAAGCTGCTGTACGGGGGGCTGAATGTGCTGGGGGTGGGGCTGACGGCGCGGGATGGGTTGTTGGCGATGGCGCCGCCAGTGCTGTTGGTGCTGCTGGTGATTCTGGTGAGGATCAGGCAGGCCAAGCAGCATTGA
- a CDS encoding DUF3772 domain-containing protein: MRRVSLARYCLGVLALMVALATPAWSAPATPVSSLAAAELPVLDENASLEQLNDRLDLIRQGVTSNANDDVLSQLRLAAMQVQRQADALSALRATDVQGLDDKLKVLGPLQKDEATSITLQRKDLEAQKKTVLAEQEQATKLTQSARDLSTQIVNLRRSQFNSQVTSRATSPLTPAFWQSLIRPTDEDLARLRDLRGEAADAVASAFSAEHRWLFLTSLVAAILVWTLVRRLLERLLADAMIRWLPEGRLRRSALALSVSLATLGTIAGSVSLLRWGLESSAELGSDIASLTNHILTLVVFSAFISGLGRAMLMLQRPSWRLPPIHDEVASALGWFPKLLALALMVLLTQERINSVIGTSLALTVATNGLTALVVAVIFSVALLRYRRTLRKHDLERPTGLAGLIPFVIVVWVGLILLALLAGFLTLAYFLTAKLLWISVVATCAYLLTTFLGDLCETLLSPRQPGGLALASTLGLAPRHQAQASTILAGIGRTVLLFLAVLLAFTPSGTSPGELLLSLGDWDDTGGKMLGNLNIVPQDILLAVVMFFGGMFGIRVLKRWLSERLLPETDMDAGMRASLVTLVGYLGFLFLAMLVMSTLRINLTSLTWVVSALSVGIGFGLQQIVQNFISGLILLTERPVKVGDWVSLAGVEGDIRRINVRATEIQMSDRSTVIVPNSQFISQNVRNVTMGNALGVVSITLTLPLETDANHVRELLLAAYHEHEAILDAPATSVSFKDLTTSGMVIAVSGYVAGPRQVSSTRSDLLFTILGRLRDEGIPLSSPQSMVLVQETVRPADESV, encoded by the coding sequence ATGAGGCGTGTCAGCCTTGCCCGTTATTGCCTAGGCGTATTGGCCCTGATGGTGGCGTTGGCCACCCCGGCCTGGTCCGCCCCGGCCACGCCAGTCTCCAGCCTGGCGGCTGCCGAGCTGCCGGTTCTCGACGAGAACGCGAGCCTTGAGCAGTTGAATGATCGACTCGACCTGATCCGTCAGGGGGTGACCAGCAACGCCAATGACGACGTGCTCTCACAGCTGCGCCTGGCGGCCATGCAGGTGCAGCGTCAGGCCGATGCCCTCAGTGCGCTGCGCGCCACTGACGTGCAAGGCCTGGACGACAAACTCAAGGTGCTGGGCCCGCTGCAGAAGGATGAGGCCACGAGCATCACCCTTCAGCGCAAAGACCTTGAGGCACAGAAAAAGACCGTACTGGCTGAGCAGGAACAGGCGACCAAGCTGACCCAGTCGGCTCGCGATCTGTCCACGCAGATCGTCAACCTGCGCCGCAGCCAGTTCAACTCGCAGGTCACCAGCCGCGCCACCAGCCCGCTGACCCCGGCGTTCTGGCAGTCACTGATCCGCCCCACCGATGAAGACCTGGCACGCCTGCGCGACCTGCGTGGCGAGGCTGCCGATGCCGTGGCCAGCGCATTCAGTGCCGAGCATCGCTGGTTGTTCCTCACCAGCCTGGTAGCGGCGATTCTGGTGTGGACGCTGGTCCGCCGGCTGCTCGAACGTTTGCTGGCGGACGCCATGATCCGCTGGCTGCCGGAAGGCCGCCTGCGTCGCAGCGCCTTGGCCCTGAGCGTCAGCCTGGCGACGCTGGGCACCATTGCCGGCTCCGTGTCGCTGCTGCGCTGGGGCCTGGAAAGCAGCGCCGAGCTGGGCTCGGATATCGCCAGCCTGACCAACCACATCCTCACCCTGGTGGTGTTCAGCGCCTTCATTTCCGGCCTGGGCCGCGCCATGTTGATGCTGCAACGCCCGTCCTGGCGCCTGCCGCCGATCCATGATGAGGTGGCCAGCGCCCTGGGTTGGTTCCCGAAACTGCTGGCGCTGGCGCTGATGGTGCTGCTGACCCAGGAGCGCATCAACAGCGTGATCGGCACCAGCCTGGCGCTGACCGTGGCCACCAACGGCCTGACCGCACTGGTGGTGGCGGTAATCTTCTCGGTGGCCTTGCTGCGCTACCGCCGCACCTTGCGCAAGCACGACCTGGAGCGCCCGACCGGCCTGGCGGGCCTGATCCCCTTCGTCATCGTGGTGTGGGTGGGGCTGATCTTGCTGGCACTGCTGGCCGGCTTCCTGACCCTGGCCTACTTCCTGACCGCCAAGTTGCTGTGGATCAGCGTGGTGGCCACCTGTGCCTACCTGTTGACCACCTTCCTGGGCGACCTGTGCGAAACGTTGTTGTCGCCGCGTCAGCCCGGTGGCCTGGCCTTGGCATCGACCTTGGGCCTGGCGCCACGCCACCAGGCCCAGGCCAGCACGATACTGGCCGGTATTGGCCGTACTGTGTTGCTGTTCCTGGCTGTACTGCTGGCCTTCACCCCTTCGGGCACCAGCCCCGGTGAATTGCTGCTCAGCCTGGGTGATTGGGACGACACCGGCGGCAAGATGCTCGGCAACCTGAACATCGTGCCGCAGGACATCCTGCTGGCGGTGGTGATGTTCTTCGGCGGTATGTTCGGCATCCGTGTGCTCAAGCGCTGGTTGAGCGAGCGCCTGCTGCCGGAAACCGACATGGACGCCGGCATGCGTGCCTCGCTGGTAACGCTGGTGGGTTACCTGGGCTTCCTGTTCCTGGCCATGCTGGTGATGTCGACCTTGCGCATCAACCTGACCAGCCTGACCTGGGTGGTGAGTGCGCTGTCGGTCGGTATTGGTTTTGGCTTGCAGCAGATCGTGCAGAACTTCATCTCCGGCCTGATCCTGCTCACCGAGCGCCCGGTGAAGGTGGGCGACTGGGTCAGCTTGGCGGGTGTCGAGGGTGATATCCGTCGCATCAACGTGCGCGCCACCGAAATTCAGATGTCCGACCGCTCGACGGTGATCGTGCCCAACTCGCAGTTTATTTCCCAGAACGTGCGCAACGTGACCATGGGCAATGCCCTGGGGGTCGTCAGCATTACCCTGACCCTGCCACTGGAGACCGATGCCAACCATGTGCGGGAGCTGCTGCTGGCGGCGTACCACGAGCACGAGGCGATCCTGGATGCGCCCGCGACTTCGGTATCGTTCAAGGACCTGACGACCAGTGGCATGGTGATTGCGGTCAGTGGTTACGTGGCCGGGCCGCGGCAGGTGTCCAGCACACGCAGTGACCTGCTGTTCACCATTCTTGGTCGGTTGCGCGATGAGGGCATTCCGTTGTCGTCGCCGCAAAGCATGGTGTTGGTGCAAGAGACCGTGCGCCCGGCTGACGAGTCGGTGTGA